From Sphingobium sp. B2D3C:
CGCCAGCGAGGCGGTGCTCGCCTCCGCCAAGGCCGGCATCGGCATTGACGAGATTCTGGAAGCGATCGTCAAGAAAATCCCCGCGCCCAGTGGCGACCGGGACAAGCCGCTGGAAGCGATGCTGGTCGACAGCTGGTACGACCCCTATCTCGGCGTCGTCATCCTTGTGCGCGTCATCAACGGCGTGCTCAAGAAGGGCCAGAACATCAAGTTCATGATCGGCGGCACGGAGCATCTGGTCGACCGCGTCGGCTGCTTCCGCCCCAAGATTGAGACGCTGCCGGAGCTTGGCCCGGGCGAAATCGGCTTCATCACCGCGCAGATCAAGGAAATCACCCAGACCCGCGTGGGTGACACGATCACCACGGTGAAGAACGGCGCGACCACGCCCCTGCCCGGCTTCAAGGAAGTGCAGCCGGTGGTGTTCTGCGGGCTCTTTCCTGTCGATGCGGCGGACTTCGAGAAGCTGCGCGAGAGCATCGCCAAGCTGCGCCTCAATGACGCCAGCTTCTCCTTCGAGATGGAGAGCAGCGCGGCGCTGGGCTTCGGCTTCCGCGCAGGGTTCCTCGGCCTGCTGCACCTCGAGATCATCCAGGAGCGGCTGACGCGGGAATATGACCTCGACCTCATCACCACCGCGCCGTCGGTGGTCTATCGCATCCAGCTGCGCAAATCGAAGACCGAGGACGCGCGCGAGATCCTGCTGCACAATCCGGCGGACTATCCCGACCCCAGCCGCATCGAGCAGATCGACGAGCCGTGGATCAAGGCGACGATCTACACGCCGGACGAATATCTGGGCAGCATCCTCAAGCTCTGTCAGGACCGGCGCGGCATCCAGACCGGCCTCACTTATGTGGGCGGCCGCGCGCAGGTGAGCTACGAACTGCCGCTCAACGAAGTGGTGTTCGACTTCTACGATCGGCTGAAGTCGATCAGCCGGGGCTATGCCAGCTTCGACTATGAGCAGATCGGCCTGCGCGAGGGCGACCTCGTCAAGATGAGCATCCTCGTCAACAACGAGCCGGTCGACGCGCTCAGCATGATCGTCCATCGCGGCGTGGCTGAGGAGCGCGGCCGCCATATGTGCGAGCGGCTGAAGGACCTCATCCCCCGCCACCTCTTCAAGATCCCCATTCAGGCGGCGATCGGCGGCAAGGTGATCG
This genomic window contains:
- the lepA gene encoding translation elongation factor 4, whose product is MTDLAHIRNFSIIAHIDHGKSTLADRLIQRTGGLSDREMTAQVLDNMDIEKERGITIKAQTVRLDYTASDGKTYELNLMDTPGHVDFAYEVSRSLAACEGALLVVDAAQGVEAQTLANVYQSIEHDHEIVPVINKIDLPAAEPEKVKAEIEDVIGIDASEAVLASAKAGIGIDEILEAIVKKIPAPSGDRDKPLEAMLVDSWYDPYLGVVILVRVINGVLKKGQNIKFMIGGTEHLVDRVGCFRPKIETLPELGPGEIGFITAQIKEITQTRVGDTITTVKNGATTPLPGFKEVQPVVFCGLFPVDAADFEKLRESIAKLRLNDASFSFEMESSAALGFGFRAGFLGLLHLEIIQERLTREYDLDLITTAPSVVYRIQLRKSKTEDAREILLHNPADYPDPSRIEQIDEPWIKATIYTPDEYLGSILKLCQDRRGIQTGLTYVGGRAQVSYELPLNEVVFDFYDRLKSISRGYASFDYEQIGLREGDLVKMSILVNNEPVDALSMIVHRGVAEERGRHMCERLKDLIPRHLFKIPIQAAIGGKVIARETIAAMRKDVTAKCYGGDITRKKKLLEKQKKGKARMREYGSVQIPQEAFIAALKMGDDS